In Rhizobiales bacterium NRL2, a genomic segment contains:
- a CDS encoding integrase, whose amino-acid sequence MSERRACRVLGQHRSTQRHLPRGRDDEARLVADMIELARQYGRYGYRRIAALLREAGWQINDKRVERLWRREGLKVPARQPKRRRLWLGDGSCMRLRAERPNHVWSYDFVHHRTHDGRTFRTLNVLDEFTRESLAIRVRRKLSSVDVIDVLTDLFILRGPPAFVRSDNGPEFVAEAVRRWISAVGARTAFIEPGSPWENGFIESFNARFRDELLDGEIFYTLKEAQVVIEQWRRHYNTIRPHSRLGYRPPAPEVIIPPGWPSGSAPLHQPAGLAAKPPMH is encoded by the coding sequence ATATCGGAGCGCCGGGCCTGCCGGGTTCTCGGCCAGCACCGCTCCACGCAGCGCCATCTCCCGCGTGGACGTGATGACGAGGCCCGGCTGGTGGCGGACATGATCGAGCTGGCCCGTCAGTATGGCCGATACGGCTATCGCCGGATCGCGGCCTTGCTTCGGGAGGCCGGCTGGCAGATCAACGACAAGCGGGTCGAGCGCCTCTGGCGGCGCGAGGGGTTGAAGGTACCGGCCCGGCAGCCGAAGAGGCGGCGGCTGTGGCTGGGCGACGGATCCTGCATGCGGCTGCGGGCAGAACGGCCCAACCATGTCTGGTCCTATGACTTCGTCCACCACCGGACACATGATGGCCGGACCTTCCGGACCTTGAACGTGCTGGACGAGTTCACGCGCGAGAGCCTGGCGATCCGGGTTCGCCGGAAGCTCTCGTCGGTCGATGTGATCGACGTCCTGACGGACCTGTTCATTCTCCGCGGTCCACCGGCCTTCGTTCGCTCCGACAATGGCCCCGAGTTCGTCGCCGAGGCCGTGCGGCGCTGGATATCAGCGGTGGGCGCCAGAACGGCGTTCATCGAGCCGGGCTCACCCTGGGAGAACGGCTTTATCGAGAGCTTCAATGCCCGGTTCCGGGACGAGCTGCTCGACGGGGAAATCTTTTACACGCTGAAGGAGGCGCAGGTGGTCATCGAACAATGGCGCCGTCACTACAACACGATCCGACCGCACAGCCGTCTCGGCTACCGACCACCGGCGCCGGAGGTCATCATTCCGCCAGGCTGGCCGTCAGGCTCCGCTCCGCTTCACCAGCCGGCCGGCCTGGCGGCAAAGCCGCCCATGCACTAA
- a CDS encoding copper resistance protein CopB, which translates to MRKLLKLVTGALLAPALFIPASAFAEPIVWGIQAEQAEYRINEGSDIFAWDFDAMVGRDELKFVFRSEAEYAIAEDSFEALENQLRLQTPISDFFDAVVGVRLDTPEGPDRIHGVIGLHGLTKQWFEVDADLFISDNPSARFEVEYEGLITNRIIFVPSIELDIPFTDDPAVGNGAFAPTLEVGGRLSYDLVDRLVSPYVGVHYERKFGATADLARAGGEDAGAVFFVIGARFLF; encoded by the coding sequence ATGCGAAAACTTCTGAAACTGGTAACTGGCGCGCTCCTTGCTCCAGCGCTGTTCATTCCGGCCTCTGCGTTCGCAGAGCCAATTGTCTGGGGTATCCAGGCCGAACAGGCCGAATATCGTATCAATGAAGGGTCGGATATCTTTGCCTGGGACTTCGACGCAATGGTGGGTAGGGACGAATTGAAGTTCGTCTTTCGAAGCGAAGCCGAATATGCCATTGCCGAAGACAGTTTCGAAGCGCTGGAGAACCAGCTTCGACTGCAGACTCCAATCTCGGACTTCTTTGACGCCGTGGTTGGTGTGCGACTGGATACACCGGAAGGTCCCGACCGGATCCATGGTGTGATCGGTCTGCATGGGCTGACGAAACAGTGGTTCGAAGTCGATGCTGATCTGTTCATCTCCGACAATCCGTCTGCGCGGTTCGAAGTTGAGTATGAAGGGCTGATCACGAACCGGATCATCTTCGTGCCCAGCATCGAACTGGATATCCCGTTCACGGATGATCCGGCGGTTGGCAATGGTGCTTTCGCCCCGACGCTCGAAGTGGGCGGACGACTGAGTTACGACCTCGTTGACCGTCTGGTCTCGCCCTATGTCGGCGTTCATTACGAACGGAAGTTTGGCGCGACAGCGGATCTGGCCAGGGCCGGAGGTGAGGACGCTGGTGCGGTGTTCTTCGTGATTGGTGCACGGTTTCTCTTCTGA
- a CDS encoding copper oxidase — MNIRHMILAAALLWVAAIPANASEYNISVDRIKIDTGVFTKTGIGYNGSATPTVLRFKEGEDVTINVTNNLSEDTSIHWHGLILPYQQDGVPKISYDGIKPGETFTYRFPIVQNGTYWFHSHSGFQEPDGAYGALILENAKREPYRYDREYVVQLTDAHPHSGDRIMRNLKMMPDYYNRKQRTLFDFLDDADEMGADKALADRGAWGDMRMMPTDIEDLQGFTPLINGKGPGQNWTGLFKPGERVRMRFINSSAMTYFDIRIPGLKMTVVQADGNNVQPVPVDEFRIAVAETYDVIVHPKEDRAYTIFAESMGRTAFARGTLAPREGMTAAVPELRTDPLLTMADMGMAHEGHGAMKMGHDMPMKDGGMDHSKMGHDMPMKDGGMDHSKMGHDMPMKDGGMDHSKMGHDMPMKDGGMDHSKMGHDMPMKDGGMDHSKMGHDMPMKDGGMDHSKMGHDMPMKDGGMDHSKMGHDMPMKDGGMDHSKMGHDMPMKDGGMDHSKMGQVTDPFYAAGSGLMPEAANGGKFLSYADLKAQNPLYEHREATREIELKLTGNMERYIWSINDVKYEDAEPIVLQYGERVRFKFVNTTMMTHPMHLHGMWSILDTGAGKWNPIKHVVSVAPGTTVYMETEVDAPGQWAFHCHLSYHADSGMFRKVIVEGGPSNKAASLSIDGKG; from the coding sequence ATGAATATCAGACATATGATTCTGGCGGCTGCCCTGTTATGGGTGGCCGCCATCCCCGCCAATGCCAGCGAATACAACATTAGCGTTGATCGTATCAAAATCGACACTGGCGTATTTACGAAGACTGGCATTGGCTACAACGGATCGGCAACCCCAACGGTGTTGCGATTCAAGGAAGGCGAAGACGTCACGATCAATGTGACCAACAACCTTTCCGAGGACACTTCAATTCACTGGCATGGGCTCATTTTGCCCTACCAGCAGGATGGTGTGCCCAAGATCAGCTATGACGGCATCAAGCCTGGTGAAACCTTTACCTACAGGTTTCCGATCGTTCAGAATGGCACCTACTGGTTCCACAGCCACTCCGGGTTTCAGGAGCCCGATGGTGCCTATGGCGCGCTGATCCTGGAAAATGCCAAGCGCGAACCTTACCGCTATGACCGGGAATATGTTGTCCAATTGACCGATGCGCATCCGCATTCAGGCGATCGGATCATGCGCAATCTCAAGATGATGCCAGACTACTACAATCGGAAGCAGCGTACTCTGTTCGATTTTCTGGACGATGCGGACGAAATGGGGGCGGACAAGGCCCTGGCGGATCGCGGCGCCTGGGGCGACATGCGCATGATGCCAACCGACATCGAGGACTTGCAGGGCTTTACGCCGCTGATCAATGGCAAGGGGCCGGGGCAGAACTGGACCGGCCTCTTCAAGCCCGGTGAGCGTGTCCGAATGAGGTTCATCAATTCTTCGGCCATGACCTATTTCGACATCCGCATTCCTGGATTGAAGATGACGGTCGTCCAGGCTGACGGAAATAACGTCCAGCCTGTTCCTGTCGATGAATTCCGGATTGCGGTTGCTGAGACCTACGATGTGATTGTGCACCCGAAGGAAGACCGGGCCTACACGATCTTCGCGGAATCAATGGGCCGAACGGCCTTTGCGCGCGGGACGCTTGCCCCTCGCGAAGGGATGACAGCGGCGGTTCCTGAATTGCGTACAGACCCACTACTCACAATGGCTGACATGGGCATGGCCCATGAGGGTCACGGCGCAATGAAGATGGGCCATGACATGCCGATGAAGGACGGCGGGATGGACCATTCGAAGATGGGCCATGACATGCCGATGAAGGACGGTGGGATGGACCATTCGAAGATGGGCCATGACATGCCGATGAAGGACGGCGGGATGGACCATTCGAAGATGGGCCATGACATGCCGATGAAGGACGGCGGGATGGACCATTCGAAGATGGGCCATGACATGCCGATGAAGGACGGCGGGATGGACCATTCGAAGATGGGCCATGACATGCCGATGAAGGACGGCGGGATGGACCATTCGAAGATGGGCCATGACATGCCGATGAAGGACGGCGGGATGGACCATTCGAAGATGGGCCATGACATGCCGATGAAGGACGGCGGGATGGACCATTCGAAGATGGGCCATGACATGCCGATGAAGGACGGCGGGATGGACCATTCGAAGATGGGGCAGGTCACTGACCCTTTCTACGCGGCGGGTAGTGGCCTGATGCCCGAAGCGGCGAATGGCGGCAAGTTCCTGTCATACGCCGATCTGAAAGCACAGAATCCTCTCTACGAACATAGGGAAGCAACGCGCGAGATCGAGCTGAAGCTGACCGGCAACATGGAACGCTACATCTGGTCCATCAACGACGTGAAGTACGAGGACGCCGAGCCGATTGTCCTGCAATACGGTGAACGTGTGCGCTTCAAATTCGTCAACACCACGATGATGACCCATCCGATGCATCTGCACGGCATGTGGTCGATCCTGGATACTGGTGCGGGCAAATGGAACCCGATCAAGCACGTCGTCAGCGTTGCCCCGGGAACGACCGTCTATATGGAAACCGAGGTTGATGCGCCGGGTCAGTGGGCATTCCACTGTCACCTGTCCTATCACGCCGACTCCGGCATGTTCCGCAAGGTCATTGTTGAAGGTGGGCCGTCTAACAAGGCAGCTTCTCTGTCTATCGATGGGAAGGGCTGA
- a CDS encoding copper-binding protein, with protein sequence MSQTAFGAGSHGGGHGAKTGSEGDRNEASRTVNVDMFDNYFEPKSMSFKEGETVRFVVKNKGEFVHEFNIATAEMHASHQTEMMQMMERGILESDRINHEMMGHGAGGMRHDHANSVLLEPGDTGEVIWTFDSHSKLEFACNVPGHYDSGMMGKIKLSH encoded by the coding sequence ATGTCTCAGACAGCTTTTGGCGCCGGAAGTCACGGTGGCGGGCATGGTGCGAAAACCGGCTCCGAAGGCGACCGCAACGAAGCGTCCCGCACCGTCAATGTCGATATGTTCGACAACTACTTCGAGCCGAAATCAATGTCCTTCAAGGAAGGTGAAACGGTTCGCTTCGTCGTGAAGAACAAGGGTGAATTCGTTCACGAATTCAACATCGCGACGGCCGAAATGCATGCCTCCCATCAGACTGAAATGATGCAGATGATGGAGAGAGGCATTCTCGAAAGTGACCGCATCAATCACGAGATGATGGGGCACGGTGCCGGTGGTATGCGGCATGACCATGCCAACAGTGTGTTGCTTGAGCCGGGCGACACTGGGGAGGTTATATGGACCTTCGACAGTCATTCAAAGCTTGAATTTGCCTGCAATGTGCCGGGTCACTACGACTCGGGCATGATGGGCAAGATCAAGCTCTCTCATTGA
- a CDS encoding amino acid permease, which yields MKSEYQENSISLIGGISMGTGVMIGAGIFALTGQIAELAGPWFPLSFVIGAIVTAFSAYTYVKMSNAYPSAGGIGMILQKAYGPAAIAGAASLLMALSMVINESLVARTFGTYALRPFDIEGGSYLVPLLGVSLIIFAYLINISGNRSVGLLSLVMALLKVGGIVAFGVAALWAGGFTFEPATGEGGLADTPVGGFIASVALSILAFKGFTTITNSGAEIVDPHRNVGRAIIFSIAICVVVYLIVAFAVGATLSLDEIVVAKDYSLARAAEPALGAAGFYFTVALAVAATASGLLASVFAVSRMLAMLTDMKMVPHSHFGMSGPIRQHTLVYTVVFAAFLTIFFDLSRIASLGAFFYLVMDILIHYGVYRTLRHEIGARGWILISAIALDTVVLGVFGAMKLQSDPLIVVIAIAGMAAVFVFERFYLKRWTAIGESSGHHHGH from the coding sequence ATGAAAAGTGAATATCAGGAGAACAGTATCAGTCTGATCGGAGGCATCTCCATGGGGACCGGCGTGATGATCGGGGCGGGGATTTTTGCCCTGACCGGCCAGATCGCCGAACTCGCTGGGCCATGGTTTCCGCTGTCGTTTGTCATTGGGGCCATCGTGACCGCTTTCAGCGCATATACCTATGTGAAGATGTCCAATGCCTACCCGTCAGCTGGCGGAATTGGCATGATTCTGCAGAAGGCTTATGGGCCGGCCGCGATCGCTGGTGCCGCCTCTTTGCTCATGGCGCTGTCGATGGTTATCAACGAAAGCCTGGTTGCGCGTACGTTCGGCACTTATGCTCTGCGCCCGTTTGATATCGAAGGGGGCAGCTATCTGGTGCCGTTGCTGGGTGTTAGCCTGATCATCTTCGCCTATCTGATCAATATTTCGGGCAACCGATCCGTCGGGCTTCTCTCGCTTGTCATGGCGTTGCTGAAAGTCGGAGGCATCGTAGCCTTCGGAGTTGCGGCGCTCTGGGCAGGTGGCTTCACCTTCGAACCTGCGACGGGTGAGGGAGGGCTTGCCGATACCCCGGTCGGAGGGTTTATCGCTTCGGTGGCCTTGTCGATCCTCGCGTTCAAGGGGTTCACGACCATCACCAATAGCGGTGCAGAGATCGTCGATCCGCACCGCAATGTGGGACGGGCGATCATTTTCTCAATTGCCATCTGCGTCGTGGTCTACCTCATCGTCGCCTTTGCTGTTGGAGCTACCCTGAGTCTTGATGAGATTGTCGTCGCGAAGGACTATTCCCTGGCCCGTGCCGCCGAACCGGCACTCGGCGCGGCTGGCTTCTATTTTACAGTTGCGCTAGCGGTAGCCGCCACTGCGTCAGGCCTGCTGGCAAGCGTGTTTGCCGTTTCCCGCATGCTGGCGATGCTGACCGACATGAAGATGGTTCCGCACAGTCACTTCGGAATGTCTGGTCCTATCCGACAACATACGCTCGTCTACACAGTCGTCTTTGCAGCTTTCCTGACTATTTTCTTCGATCTTAGCCGGATCGCTTCGTTGGGAGCGTTTTTCTATCTCGTGATGGATATCCTGATTCACTACGGGGTCTATCGAACATTGCGCCATGAGATTGGTGCCAGAGGTTGGATTCTGATCTCGGCGATTGCTCTCGATACAGTGGTTCTCGGCGTGTTCGGCGCGATGAAGCTGCAATCGGATCCGCTCATCGTTGTGATCGCCATAGCCGGGATGGCCGCCGTCTTTGTTTTTGAGCGCTTCTATCTGAAACGTTGGACAGCGATTGGGGAAAGTAGCGGTCATCATCATGGTCATTGA
- a CDS encoding isoprenylcysteine carboxyl methyltransferase: MTDHIFEYGLWSLVVINSAVFIIFAFSFFKPKTKRDWRSFGAFSAFLVALFTEMYGFPLTIYLLSGWLQSSYPEVNWLAHDAGHLPEMLFGWKANPHFGPFHILSFIFIGAGFMMLSAAWPVLYRAQKEGGLAVSGPYARVRHPQYVGFVLILTGFLFQWPTILTVAMFPVLVFMYWRLSLSEERAAEAEFGDLYRRYAMRTPRFIPRLRTRSPTHSRTDVDLTPSKEE, from the coding sequence ATGACTGATCATATATTTGAATACGGCTTGTGGTCTCTTGTTGTGATCAATTCGGCTGTCTTCATCATTTTCGCCTTCAGCTTTTTCAAGCCGAAAACGAAGAGGGATTGGCGGAGTTTCGGGGCATTCAGTGCATTTCTTGTTGCGCTGTTCACGGAGATGTACGGGTTTCCATTGACCATATATCTTCTATCTGGCTGGCTGCAGAGTTCTTATCCAGAGGTCAACTGGCTGGCGCATGATGCTGGTCACCTGCCGGAAATGCTGTTCGGTTGGAAAGCGAATCCGCATTTCGGACCATTCCACATACTCAGCTTTATCTTCATTGGCGCGGGCTTCATGATGCTCTCTGCAGCCTGGCCGGTGCTTTACCGGGCGCAGAAGGAAGGCGGGTTAGCTGTTTCTGGACCATATGCGCGGGTCCGTCATCCCCAATATGTCGGCTTTGTATTGATCCTCACCGGGTTTCTCTTTCAGTGGCCGACGATTCTGACCGTCGCAATGTTTCCTGTTCTGGTCTTCATGTACTGGCGTCTCTCCCTTTCGGAAGAGCGTGCGGCAGAGGCCGAGTTTGGGGATCTCTATAGACGTTATGCGATGCGAACACCTCGGTTTATCCCGAGATTGCGCACCAGATCGCCGACGCACTCTCGGACTGACGTAGATCTCACACCTTCGAAGGAGGAATGA
- a CDS encoding copper-translocating P-type ATPase: MHPEIEQVGPGDCPICGMALEPKGVPAADDGPNPELVDFRRRFAVGAVLTIPVLLLSMGPLVGLPVKDWIGDRLSLWAELLLATPVILWSGWPFLVRGVKSFRTMNLNMFSLIGMGVSAAWAFSIVAVLAPEIFPDGFRDAQGNVGVYFEAGAVIVVLVLLGQILELGAREKTGAAIRALLDLAAKTALVIRPDGTEEEIALDDVVLGDHLRVRPGEKVPVDGEVVDGRSSIDESMLTGEPVPVEKVVGDAVTGATINGTGSLVIEAKRVGSDTMLAQIVEMVAAAQRSRAPIQKLADAVAGKFVPAVIAVAILAFIAWSIWGPAPAYAYALVSAIAVLIIACPCALGLATPMSIMTATGRGAQAGVLVKNAEALERFAKVDTLIVDKTGTLTEGKPRFVGVLPEEGHEEDLVLRLAAALERGSEHPLAEAIVRGAKERDLKLSSADDFEAVTGKGVKGRVEGHDVALGNAAMLAELGLEGGHLVEAANRRRDEGETVMFVVVDGRIAGLVCVADPVKETTAEALKALHELGFHIVMATGDNERTAKAVAAKLGIDEIRADVLPEDKARIVRELQEAGRKVAMAGDGVNDAPALAQADVGIAMGTGADVAIESAGFTLVKGDLNGIVRARKLSKATMANIRQNLFFALIYNAAGVPVAAGILFPIFGILISPIFAAAAMSLSSVSVIGNALRLRTVKV; the protein is encoded by the coding sequence ATGCATCCGGAGATCGAACAGGTCGGACCTGGTGATTGCCCGATTTGCGGTATGGCATTGGAGCCCAAAGGTGTGCCTGCCGCCGATGATGGACCCAATCCGGAGTTGGTGGACTTTCGCCGTAGGTTTGCTGTTGGCGCGGTTTTGACAATCCCGGTCCTACTTCTTTCCATGGGACCCTTGGTTGGGCTGCCTGTCAAAGACTGGATTGGTGACCGCCTCTCATTGTGGGCGGAGCTGCTGTTGGCCACCCCCGTCATCTTGTGGTCGGGTTGGCCTTTTCTGGTTCGCGGCGTCAAATCCTTCCGCACCATGAACCTGAATATGTTCAGCCTGATCGGCATGGGCGTATCTGCAGCCTGGGCCTTCAGCATCGTCGCTGTACTGGCACCGGAAATTTTCCCGGATGGGTTCCGGGATGCTCAAGGCAATGTTGGTGTCTATTTCGAAGCGGGCGCTGTGATCGTTGTCCTGGTTCTTCTGGGGCAGATACTTGAGCTTGGAGCGCGCGAGAAGACAGGCGCGGCGATCCGTGCGTTGCTCGATTTGGCTGCAAAAACTGCGCTGGTGATCCGTCCGGACGGGACGGAAGAGGAGATTGCGCTCGACGATGTTGTCCTTGGAGATCACCTGAGGGTTCGGCCAGGCGAGAAGGTGCCTGTCGATGGTGAAGTGGTTGATGGACGCTCCTCGATTGATGAGTCCATGCTCACCGGTGAGCCGGTACCTGTTGAGAAGGTTGTTGGGGATGCCGTAACCGGTGCCACGATCAATGGTACGGGTAGTTTGGTGATCGAAGCCAAACGCGTCGGCAGCGACACCATGCTTGCCCAGATCGTCGAAATGGTGGCTGCGGCACAGCGCTCGCGCGCGCCTATCCAGAAACTAGCGGACGCGGTTGCCGGAAAATTTGTTCCGGCCGTAATCGCTGTGGCGATCCTTGCTTTCATTGCCTGGTCAATCTGGGGGCCGGCCCCAGCATATGCCTATGCCCTCGTGTCAGCGATCGCTGTTCTGATTATCGCATGCCCATGCGCGTTGGGATTGGCAACGCCAATGTCCATCATGACGGCGACGGGTCGAGGGGCGCAGGCCGGGGTCCTGGTCAAAAACGCAGAGGCCCTGGAGCGCTTTGCAAAGGTCGATACGCTGATCGTGGATAAGACCGGCACGCTGACTGAAGGCAAGCCCAGGTTTGTTGGTGTCTTGCCCGAAGAAGGCCACGAAGAAGACCTTGTTCTGCGTCTTGCCGCGGCGCTTGAACGTGGGTCGGAGCACCCATTAGCAGAAGCTATCGTCCGAGGTGCGAAGGAACGTGATCTCAAGCTGAGCTCGGCGGACGACTTTGAAGCTGTCACTGGCAAGGGTGTCAAAGGACGTGTCGAAGGCCACGATGTCGCTCTCGGCAACGCTGCAATGCTGGCCGAACTAGGCCTGGAAGGCGGGCACCTGGTCGAGGCCGCAAACCGTCGCCGTGACGAAGGTGAGACGGTGATGTTTGTCGTGGTCGACGGGCGCATCGCGGGCCTGGTGTGTGTGGCTGATCCGGTAAAAGAAACCACTGCAGAAGCACTCAAGGCATTGCACGAGCTCGGGTTCCATATCGTGATGGCAACCGGTGACAATGAACGCACGGCGAAAGCGGTCGCCGCGAAACTTGGCATCGACGAGATCCGAGCCGATGTGCTGCCCGAGGACAAGGCACGTATCGTGCGCGAGCTTCAGGAAGCCGGCCGAAAGGTGGCGATGGCCGGTGACGGGGTCAACGATGCCCCGGCTCTGGCCCAGGCCGACGTTGGTATCGCGATGGGGACTGGCGCGGATGTCGCCATTGAGAGCGCCGGTTTTACACTGGTGAAGGGCGATTTGAACGGGATCGTACGTGCGCGAAAGCTTTCGAAGGCAACCATGGCCAACATCCGCCAGAACCTCTTCTTTGCGCTGATCTACAACGCGGCAGGCGTGCCCGTGGCAGCTGGGATCCTCTTCCCAATATTTGGAATACTGATCTCCCCAATCTTCGCCGCAGCCGCCATGAGCCTCTCGTCGGTTTCCGTGATCGGCAACGCCCTTCGGCTGAGAACAGTAAAGGTCTGA
- a CDS encoding Rho termination factor, producing MAKNHANSVKDDETYEELRDKGMSKEKAARIANAKQNDRQKPSKKGGKRDAYEDWTKEELYAQAKKVGIEGRSGMNKGELKKALRQH from the coding sequence ATGGCGAAGAACCACGCCAATTCGGTCAAGGATGACGAGACCTACGAGGAACTGCGCGACAAGGGCATGAGCAAGGAGAAGGCCGCGCGCATCGCCAACGCGAAGCAGAACGACAGGCAGAAGCCCTCGAAGAAGGGCGGCAAGCGCGACGCCTACGAGGACTGGACGAAGGAGGAGCTCTACGCGCAGGCGAAGAAGGTGGGCATCGAAGGCCGCTCCGGCATGAACAAGGGCGAGCTGAAGAAGGCGCTCCGCCAGCACTGA
- a CDS encoding Na+:H+ dicarboxylate symporter, protein MRQRLWLQVLIGMALGVGFGVLIGPTSGLLAADLATLVGNWVALPGRLFLLAIQFVVVPLVVASVIRGIAAGEAGSDLGRLGARTVAFFMISTLLAVALGVGAATLIRPGSFVDTAAVDRALGEGAGVVTAAPAQPPTIDAIPDMIVGLFPTDPLSTFVSGNMLQIVIAAAIIGLALVMTPGDQRRPLLDLLASIQAACMVIVGWVLRFAPLAVFGLLANITSRIGLSALIGTGMYLVTVLVGLGLLMLCYLLTARILAGRRMGRFLADTRDVMLLAFSTSSSAAVMPLTLTTVEKRLDVRPAVARFVVPLGTTINMAGTALYQGVATVFLAQVFGVELGVGGILLLTAMATGAAIGSPGTPGVGIVILATILASVGIPPAGIAIILGVDRVLDMCRTVVNVTGDMVACVTIDRMMPEETTAEPAAVPPPPGA, encoded by the coding sequence ATCCGCCAGCGGCTCTGGCTGCAGGTGCTGATCGGCATGGCGCTCGGCGTCGGCTTCGGCGTTCTGATCGGTCCGACCTCGGGCCTGCTGGCGGCGGACCTCGCCACCCTGGTCGGCAACTGGGTGGCGTTGCCGGGCCGGCTGTTCCTGCTGGCCATCCAGTTCGTCGTCGTTCCCCTGGTGGTCGCCTCCGTGATCCGCGGCATCGCCGCCGGCGAAGCGGGGAGCGATCTCGGCCGGCTGGGCGCGCGCACGGTGGCCTTCTTCATGATCAGCACCCTGCTGGCCGTGGCCCTCGGGGTCGGTGCGGCGACACTGATCCGGCCCGGCTCCTTCGTCGATACCGCAGCGGTGGACCGCGCCCTGGGCGAAGGCGCCGGGGTGGTGACGGCCGCGCCCGCGCAGCCCCCCACCATCGACGCCATTCCCGACATGATCGTCGGCCTGTTCCCCACCGACCCGCTCAGCACCTTCGTCAGCGGCAACATGCTGCAGATCGTCATCGCCGCGGCGATCATCGGCCTGGCGCTGGTGATGACGCCGGGCGACCAGCGGCGCCCCCTGCTCGACCTGCTGGCCTCCATCCAGGCGGCCTGCATGGTGATCGTCGGCTGGGTCCTGCGCTTCGCGCCGCTGGCGGTCTTCGGGCTGCTGGCCAACATCACCAGCCGTATCGGCCTCTCCGCCCTGATCGGCACCGGCATGTACCTGGTCACGGTCCTCGTCGGGCTGGGGCTGCTGATGCTCTGCTATCTGCTGACCGCGCGGATTCTCGCCGGACGGCGCATGGGCCGCTTCCTGGCCGACACGCGCGACGTGATGCTGCTCGCCTTCTCGACCTCCAGCTCCGCCGCCGTCATGCCACTGACCCTGACGACGGTGGAGAAGCGCCTGGACGTGCGTCCCGCCGTGGCGCGCTTCGTGGTGCCGCTGGGCACCACCATCAACATGGCCGGCACCGCCCTCTACCAGGGCGTGGCGACGGTGTTCCTGGCGCAGGTCTTCGGCGTCGAGCTGGGCGTCGGCGGCATCCTGCTGCTGACCGCCATGGCGACCGGCGCGGCCATCGGCTCGCCGGGCACGCCGGGCGTCGGCATCGTCATCCTCGCCACCATCCTGGCCAGCGTCGGCATTCCGCCCGCCGGCATCGCCATCATCCTGGGCGTCGACCGCGTGCTCGACATGTGCCGCACGGTCGTCAACGTGACCGGCGACATGGTGGCCTGCGTGACCATCGACCGGATGATGCCGGAGGAGACGACGGCGGAGCCGGCGGCCGTCCCGCCGCCGCCCGGCGCCTGA
- a CDS encoding NADPH-dependent oxidoreductase — MTDSITDLLERRFGDAPQPHDADEPQLWRDMASRGSCRRFSPEPLPPALVERLAALALCSPTKSDLQQRDILIVDDPALRREIDALLTEGAQGQRWISRAPHMLVVLGNNRRQRRIHEWRNRTFANDHLDAFFNAAVDAGIALSALVLAAEAAGVGACPISAIRNHAQRISELLALPAHVFPVAGVALGWPDAPTPVVPRLPLSHTVHRDRYREAGLREAVDAYDARRRAIAPYRVQRDVARFGEDPAYGWSEDKARQYATPERADFGAYVRAIGFSLD, encoded by the coding sequence ATGACAGACAGCATTACCGACCTGCTGGAACGCCGTTTCGGCGATGCGCCCCAGCCACATGATGCGGACGAGCCGCAGCTTTGGCGCGATATGGCCTCGCGCGGCAGCTGCCGGCGTTTCAGTCCCGAACCGTTGCCGCCCGCGCTGGTCGAGCGTCTGGCCGCGCTCGCGCTCTGCTCGCCGACCAAGAGCGACCTGCAGCAGCGCGATATCCTGATCGTCGATGACCCGGCCCTGCGCCGGGAGATCGACGCGCTGCTGACGGAGGGGGCGCAGGGCCAGCGCTGGATCTCCCGCGCGCCGCACATGCTGGTCGTTCTCGGCAACAACCGCCGGCAGCGCAGGATCCACGAATGGCGGAACCGGACCTTCGCCAACGACCACCTGGACGCCTTCTTCAACGCGGCGGTCGATGCGGGCATCGCCCTGTCGGCGCTCGTGCTGGCGGCGGAGGCCGCCGGGGTCGGCGCCTGTCCGATCAGCGCCATACGCAATCATGCGCAGCGGATTTCGGAACTGCTGGCGCTGCCCGCGCACGTCTTCCCGGTCGCCGGCGTTGCGCTGGGCTGGCCCGACGCGCCGACGCCGGTCGTGCCGCGCCTGCCGTTGTCCCATACCGTGCACAGGGACCGCTACAGGGAGGCCGGACTGCGGGAGGCGGTCGACGCCTATGACGCGCGCCGGCGCGCGATCGCGCCCTACCGCGTGCAGCGGGACGTGGCGCGCTTCGGCGAGGACCCGGCCTATGGCTGGTCGGAGGACAAGGCGCGCCAGTACGCGACACCGGAACGCGCCGACTTCGGCGCCTATGTCCGCGCCATCGGGTTCAGCCTCGACTGA